The following are encoded together in the Cynocephalus volans isolate mCynVol1 chromosome 4, mCynVol1.pri, whole genome shotgun sequence genome:
- the TRAF6 gene encoding TNF receptor-associated factor 6, whose product MSLLNCENSCGSSQSESDCCAAMASSCTATAKDDSVSGTASTGNLSSSFMEEIQGYDVEFDPPLESKYECPICLMALREAVQTPCGHRFCKACIIKSIRDAGHKCPVDNEILLENQLFPDNFAKREILSLMVKCPNEGCLHKMELRHLEDHQAHCEFALMNCPQCQHPFQKCQIDIHILKDCPRRQVSCVNCAVSMAFEDKEIHDQNCPLANVICEYCNTMLIREQMPNHYDLDCPTAPVPCTFSTFGCQEKMQRNHLARHLQENTQSHMRMLAQAVHSLNLALTPISQRDMLPYDPASLSRVSSGCHPEVQNFQETIHQLEGRLVRQDHQIRELIAKMETQSMYVSELKRTIRTLEDKVAEIEAQQCNGIYIWKIGNFGMHLKSQEEEKPVVIHSPGFYTGKPGYKLCMRLHLQLPTAQRCANYISLFVHTMQGEYDSHLPWPFQGTIRLTILDQSEAPVRQNHEEIMDAKPELLAFQRPTIPRNPKGFGYVTFMHLEALRQRTFIKDDTLLVRCEVSTRFDMGSLRREGFQPRSTDAGV is encoded by the exons ATGAGTCTGTTAAACTGTGAAAATAGCTGTGGATCCAGCCAGTCTGAAAGTGACTGCTGTGCTGCCATGGCCAGCTCCTGTACCGCTACAGCAAAGGATGACAGTGTGAGTGGAACTGCCAGCACGGGGAACCTCTCCAGCTCCTTTATGGAAGAGATCCAGGGATATGATGTGGAATTTGACCCACCCTTGGAGAGCAAGTATGAGTGCCCCATCTGCTTGATGGCATTACGGGAAGCAGTGCAAACACCATGTGGCCACAGGTTCTGCAAAGCCTGCATCATCAAATCAATAAG agATGCAGGTCATAAGTGTCCCGTTGACAATGAAATACTGCTGGAAAATCAACTATTTCCTGACAATTTTGCAAAACGAGAGATTCTTTCTCTGATGGTAAAGTGTCCAAATGAAGGTTGTTTGCACAAAATGGAACTGAGGCATCTCGAG GATCATCAAGCACATTGTGAGTTTGCTCTTATGAATTGTCCCCAATGCCAACATCCCTTCCAAAAATGTCAAATTGATATTCACATTCTCAAGGATTGTCCAAGGAGACAGGTTTCTTGTGTAAACTGTGCTGTATCGATGGCATTTGAAGATAAAGAG ATTCATGACCAGAACTGTCCTTTGGcaaatgtcatctgtgaataCTGCAATACCATGCTCATCAGAGAACAG aTGCCTAATCATTATGATCTAGACTGCCCTACAGCTCCAGTTCCATGCACATTCAGTACTTTTGGTTGCCAGGAAAAG ATGCAGAGGAATCACTTGGCACGCCACCTACAAGAGAACACCCAGTCACACATGAGAATGTTGGCCCAGGCCGTTCATAGTTTAAACCTTGCGTTAACTCCCATCTCTCAACGTGATATGCTTCCGTATGATCCTGCCTCTCTGTCCCGGGTTTCCTCTGGGTGTCACCCAGAGGTCCAGAATTTCCAGGAAACCATTCACCAGTTGGAGGGTCGCCTTGTAAGACAAGACCATCAAATCCGGGAGCTGATTGCTAAAATGGAAACTCAGAGCATGTATGTAAGTGAACTCAAACGAACTATTCGAACTCTTGAGGACAAAGTTGCTGAAATTGAAGCACAGCAGTGCAATGGGATTTACATCTGGAAGATTGGCAACTTTGGTATGCACTTGAAATCTCAAGAAGAGGAAAAACCTGTTGTTATTCATAGCCCTGGATTCTACACAGGCAAACCCGGATACAAACTGTGCATGCGCTTGCACCTTCAGTTACCAACTGCTCAGCGCTGTGCAAACTATATATCCCTCTTTGTCCACACAATGCAAGGAGAGTATGACAGCCACCTCCCTTGGCCCTTCCAGGGTACAATACGCCTTACAATTCTCGATCAGTCTGAAGCACCTGTAAGGCAAAACCATGAAGAAATAATGGATGCCAAACCAGAGCTGCTTGCCTTCCAGCGACCCACAATCCCACGGAACCCAAAAGGTTTTGGCTATGTAACTTTTATGCATCTGGAAGCCCTAAGACAAAGAACCTTCATAAAGGATGATACGTTATTAGTACGCTGTGAGGTGTCTACGCGCTTCGACATGGGTAGCCTTCGGAGGGAAGGTTTTCAGCCACGAAGTACAGATGCAGGGGTATAG